One window of Thermocoleostomius sinensis A174 genomic DNA carries:
- a CDS encoding trimeric intracellular cation channel family protein, whose product MTLDFALDATIVKQLQRLAFLQYFLEVAAVMVSAFSGMLAARQKRMDFVGTYTVAFVAAFGGGTLRDLLLNRRPLFWVQYQQYPIIVFGLSLLFVYIPWISNPTHPLIKRLLTKRLFDFVDALGLALFSLSGVSYALGDQMPYFVASMLGVITGVFGGVLRDVLLAEIPMIFRTKTALYATCSFVGCWVFLISLLFNVSPAVAFYVAFTTIVLLRMLSLHYGMTLPTPQYLKQPALPSASAAKINR is encoded by the coding sequence ATGACACTAGATTTTGCCTTAGATGCAACGATCGTTAAACAACTGCAACGGCTAGCGTTTCTACAATATTTTCTAGAAGTGGCTGCCGTCATGGTTAGCGCTTTTTCGGGCATGTTGGCGGCACGCCAAAAGCGAATGGATTTTGTGGGTACTTATACGGTGGCATTTGTTGCGGCCTTTGGTGGGGGCACATTACGCGATTTGCTCCTCAATCGTCGGCCGTTGTTTTGGGTGCAGTATCAGCAATATCCCATTATCGTGTTTGGGCTATCTCTTCTGTTTGTATACATTCCGTGGATTTCTAATCCTACGCATCCCCTGATTAAACGCCTTTTGACGAAACGCTTGTTTGATTTTGTGGATGCGCTGGGGTTGGCGCTGTTCAGTCTATCAGGCGTTTCCTATGCTCTGGGTGATCAAATGCCCTATTTTGTCGCATCGATGCTGGGCGTAATTACCGGAGTATTTGGCGGCGTGTTGCGAGATGTGTTGTTAGCAGAAATTCCGATGATTTTTCGCACAAAGACGGCATTGTATGCCACGTGTTCGTTTGTCGGTTGTTGGGTGTTTCTGATTAGCCTGCTGTTTAACGTCAGCCCAGCCGTTGCCTTCTATGTCGCTTTTACAACAATCGTATTGCTGCGAATGCTGTCGTTACACTATGGCATGACGCTACCAACCCCCCAGTATCTTAAACAGCCCGCTTTGCCATCTGCTTCGGCGGCCAAGATCAATCGATGA
- a CDS encoding AI-2E family transporter translates to MQRPASITRLLVSLSSLVIIIAGLKAAAGLLGPILLSLFIVLVTAPLVEWLRRRRVPNWLSYVLVVLGVVAIGLLLIGFLGISVVQLTDALPTYRSRLEVQLAALVDWLSDRGLEASDIIELDLIDPGRIIQLIISFIRGLLNTLSNAGLTLFIFIYMLVGSASFSRKLNRSLGQSSPMLNRIQGFSRSISVYLFIKTGLGALTAIGQTLLLWAIGVDFAILWGVLSFLFNYIPNVGYIIALIPPMIMALLEFGIGKALIVFVGYALINNFFDMVIAPRYLGKGLDLSTLVTFLAVIFWTWVLGPIGAFLALPLTVMLKKLLLEPFTDTRLLATLIGAEDQEDTINYRVQPDTKRKR, encoded by the coding sequence ATGCAACGTCCTGCCTCCATCACCCGCTTACTAGTTAGCCTATCTAGCCTTGTGATTATCATTGCTGGGCTGAAAGCAGCGGCTGGGCTATTAGGACCAATTCTGCTGTCATTGTTTATTGTGCTGGTGACGGCTCCGTTGGTGGAGTGGTTGCGGCGGCGGCGTGTGCCTAACTGGTTATCCTATGTATTGGTAGTGTTGGGTGTGGTGGCGATCGGGCTGTTGCTGATTGGGTTTCTGGGTATTTCCGTTGTGCAGCTAACTGATGCTTTGCCTACCTATCGATCGCGTTTAGAGGTTCAGCTTGCGGCATTGGTAGACTGGTTAAGCGATCGAGGATTGGAAGCTTCAGATATCATCGAGCTAGATTTAATTGATCCAGGCCGCATTATTCAACTAATTATTTCGTTTATTCGAGGATTACTGAATACCCTGTCGAATGCAGGTCTTACTCTTTTCATTTTTATTTATATGCTGGTAGGATCAGCAAGTTTCTCGAGAAAGCTCAATCGTAGCCTGGGACAGTCTAGTCCTATGCTGAATCGCATTCAAGGATTTAGTCGTAGCATTAGCGTTTATTTATTCATTAAAACAGGATTAGGAGCATTGACAGCGATTGGACAAACGTTGCTATTGTGGGCTATTGGCGTTGATTTTGCGATTCTTTGGGGTGTCCTCTCATTTTTGTTCAACTATATTCCCAATGTTGGCTACATTATTGCTCTAATTCCTCCGATGATTATGGCGCTTCTAGAATTTGGGATTGGTAAAGCGCTGATCGTGTTTGTGGGCTATGCTCTGATCAACAATTTCTTTGATATGGTCATTGCGCCACGTTATTTGGGGAAAGGATTAGATCTCTCCACCCTGGTGACATTTCTGGCGGTGATCTTCTGGACATGGGTGCTTGGACCGATCGGCGCTTTTTTGGCCTTACCGCTAACGGTGATGCTAAAGAAGTTATTGCTAGAACCCTTCACCGATACTCGTCTCCTTGCCACCCTCATTGGTGCCGAGGATCAGGAAGATACTATCAACTATCGCGTGCAGCCAGACACCAAGCGCAAGCGATAG
- the sfsA gene encoding DNA/RNA nuclease SfsA, with amino-acid sequence MSKSSRLYKPQTAPTNWCYPYPVLQSGVLIKRYKRFFADISLDSGEVITAHCPNTGPMTGVCLPGNRVWVSRSNSKTRKLPYTWEAIEVQSGSELTWVGVNTALPNRVIKAALEAHLFPSLEPYTQVMAEVVYGKDNKSRIDFLLTESNSDTPRIYVEVKNTTWAQGPIALFPDTVTTRGQKHLQELTDLLPHHRAVMLYFINRGDCTQFAPGDSADPVYGQLLRSAIDRGLEILPCRFQMTSTGTYYQGLAELVV; translated from the coding sequence ATGTCCAAATCATCACGGCTCTACAAACCGCAAACTGCCCCCACTAATTGGTGCTATCCTTATCCAGTCCTACAATCGGGCGTGCTCATCAAACGCTACAAGCGCTTCTTTGCCGACATATCGCTAGATTCGGGCGAGGTAATCACAGCACACTGTCCTAACACAGGCCCAATGACTGGCGTGTGCCTTCCCGGCAATCGGGTGTGGGTGTCTCGAAGCAACAGCAAAACCCGCAAATTGCCCTACACATGGGAAGCGATCGAGGTACAGAGTGGGTCGGAGCTAACTTGGGTGGGTGTGAATACGGCTCTGCCCAATCGGGTAATTAAGGCGGCCTTGGAGGCGCACTTGTTCCCGTCACTCGAACCTTATACGCAGGTGATGGCTGAAGTGGTCTATGGCAAAGACAACAAAAGCCGGATTGATTTTTTGTTAACCGAAAGCAATTCTGATACACCACGCATTTATGTAGAAGTGAAGAACACAACCTGGGCGCAAGGCCCGATCGCTCTTTTTCCCGACACTGTCACTACACGTGGACAAAAGCACCTGCAAGAATTGACTGACCTACTCCCCCATCACAGAGCCGTGATGTTGTATTTCATTAACCGGGGTGACTGTACGCAGTTTGCTCCGGGGGACAGCGCCGATCCGGTATACGGGCAATTGCTGCGATCGGCGATCGATCGGGGTTTGGAGATACTTCCCTGTCGATTTCAAATGACTTCAACCGGAACCTACTACCAAGGCTTGGCAGAGTTGGTAGTCTAG
- a CDS encoding HAD-IC family P-type ATPase, translating into MQGLTEQEAATRRAAGQGNNVTLQTSRSYWHILEENLFTFINGIFFTISLVMFLLNRAGDAILVVIVIFGGVLVNIYQEIWAKRQLDRIALLSRPQATVIRNGCEQELDPSQIVIGDTLMVRPGDQIVVDGEIVGNGRIEVDESLLTGESDLIPKQAGAAVYSGSFCVSGTACYEAQKVGTETVAYKLMVGARMFRRVLTPLQVEINVVIRVFMLIACFLWLLVAISFVSKDYSVNDIAQRAAVIAGLVPAGLLIAITLAYGLGAVRMLGQDVLIQQSNAVESLSNVDTLCLDKTGTLTTNQLTLEEIYPIVHSKDTICQLLGDYAATTTAGNRTITAIANVIPGIVRQLKAEIPFSSSRKWSAIAFDEAERSGVYVLGAPEVLAPTMIIEAEVKSYLHAKAEQGLRVVLFAYRPDVAGAVLDPDNPQLPSFLTPLAVLCFADQLRPEAYETLQGFTNAAIEIKIISGDHPQTVAALAKQAGLKHIQLVSGPELAEMDAAKFAEVAQSCTIFGRVSPEQKASLISALRQAGRYVAMIGDGVNDILSLKQANLAIAMESGSKATRSVADIVLLNDSFRALPHTFLEGQRIRNGIQDVLKLFLIRTFCITLLIFATAIVTNSFPLQNKQSAIVSLIGVGFPTMFIPVWAKPGLLPRRSMVRSMLHFVVPATLTLTLVSLVIYLFYLVVAVLDLPPISGVAQVNHAIPRSALVTILVMGELLLIPFLKPPTTAWVGGEPLSGDWRYSIVALLLFGGYLLILAIPPLRQFFELYPLSKVSYLFIGLVALEWCFILRAVWRSRFLDRVLGIDLS; encoded by the coding sequence ATGCAAGGACTCACAGAACAAGAGGCGGCTACTCGTCGAGCCGCAGGCCAGGGCAACAATGTCACACTTCAAACCAGTCGCTCTTACTGGCACATCCTTGAAGAAAATTTATTTACCTTTATCAACGGAATCTTTTTCACCATTAGTCTGGTGATGTTTCTGCTCAATCGCGCAGGCGACGCCATTTTGGTCGTTATCGTAATTTTTGGTGGCGTCCTCGTGAATATCTACCAAGAGATTTGGGCGAAACGACAACTCGATCGCATTGCGTTGCTGAGTCGTCCTCAAGCCACAGTGATTCGGAATGGCTGTGAACAGGAATTAGATCCATCCCAAATTGTGATCGGTGATACGTTGATGGTGCGACCTGGCGATCAAATCGTGGTGGATGGTGAAATCGTTGGCAATGGACGCATTGAAGTCGATGAATCACTACTGACCGGCGAATCGGATCTGATTCCTAAGCAAGCAGGCGCTGCTGTCTATTCGGGTAGTTTTTGTGTCAGCGGTACGGCTTGCTATGAAGCTCAAAAGGTTGGTACAGAAACCGTAGCCTATAAATTGATGGTAGGGGCGCGGATGTTTCGGCGCGTGTTAACTCCCCTGCAAGTGGAAATTAATGTGGTGATTCGGGTCTTCATGTTGATTGCCTGTTTTCTGTGGCTATTGGTGGCTATCAGTTTCGTCAGCAAAGATTACTCGGTCAATGATATTGCGCAACGAGCGGCAGTGATTGCTGGGCTAGTGCCGGCCGGATTGTTAATTGCGATTACGCTGGCCTATGGATTGGGAGCGGTGCGCATGCTGGGGCAGGATGTGTTAATTCAACAGTCTAATGCGGTGGAATCGCTGAGCAATGTGGACACGCTGTGTTTAGATAAAACGGGAACGCTGACCACCAATCAGTTAACGCTGGAGGAAATTTACCCGATCGTCCACAGCAAGGACACCATTTGCCAACTATTGGGGGATTATGCCGCCACCACTACCGCTGGTAATCGCACCATTACGGCGATTGCCAATGTTATTCCGGGCATTGTGCGACAGCTTAAAGCAGAAATTCCATTTTCGTCATCCCGCAAATGGAGCGCGATCGCCTTTGACGAAGCAGAGCGATCGGGCGTTTATGTGCTAGGTGCCCCTGAGGTTTTAGCCCCCACCATGATAATAGAGGCAGAAGTGAAGTCGTATCTGCACGCCAAGGCTGAACAAGGATTACGGGTGGTATTGTTTGCCTACCGTCCCGATGTAGCTGGTGCAGTCCTTGATCCCGATAATCCGCAATTACCGTCTTTTCTAACGCCCCTAGCAGTGCTATGTTTTGCCGATCAATTACGCCCAGAAGCCTACGAAACCCTGCAAGGCTTCACTAATGCAGCGATCGAGATCAAAATTATTTCTGGTGATCACCCACAGACGGTTGCCGCCTTGGCCAAGCAAGCTGGACTGAAGCACATTCAACTCGTGTCTGGTCCGGAACTGGCAGAAATGGACGCAGCAAAATTTGCTGAAGTAGCTCAATCGTGTACTATCTTTGGTCGCGTCAGTCCCGAACAAAAGGCGTCGCTCATTTCAGCGTTGCGGCAGGCGGGTCGCTATGTGGCAATGATTGGTGATGGCGTCAATGATATTTTGTCGTTGAAGCAGGCGAACTTGGCGATCGCCATGGAAAGCGGCAGCAAGGCTACCCGTAGCGTGGCCGATATTGTGCTGCTGAATGATTCGTTTAGAGCCTTACCTCATACCTTTTTGGAAGGACAACGAATTCGCAACGGCATTCAAGATGTGCTGAAGCTATTTTTGATCCGCACCTTCTGCATCACATTACTGATTTTTGCCACGGCAATCGTCACCAACAGCTTTCCGCTACAAAATAAGCAAAGTGCGATCGTGTCTTTAATCGGTGTTGGGTTTCCCACTATGTTCATTCCCGTCTGGGCTAAACCGGGGTTGCTGCCTCGGCGCAGTATGGTGCGATCGATGCTGCATTTTGTTGTGCCAGCAACGCTCACCCTCACCTTGGTTTCGCTTGTAATCTATCTGTTCTACTTAGTGGTCGCCGTGCTTGATTTGCCCCCAATATCGGGCGTGGCACAGGTAAATCATGCCATTCCCCGCAGCGCCCTAGTCACGATTTTGGTAATGGGTGAACTCTTGCTGATTCCATTCCTCAAACCCCCCACTACAGCTTGGGTGGGCGGCGAACCTCTCAGCGGCGATTGGCGCTATTCGATCGTTGCACTGCTTTTATTTGGTGGGTATTTACTGATATTAGCCATTCCACCCCTGCGCCAGTTTTTTGAACTGTATCCTCTCAGCAAGGTCAGCTACTTGTTTATTGGACTAGTGGCCCTGGAGTGGTGCTTCATTTTGCGGGCGGTGTGGCGCAGCCGCTTTCTTGATCGCGTTTTAGGTATTGATTTGAGTTAA
- a CDS encoding GspE/PulE/PilB domain-containing protein, with the protein MKQERSIEVALSAVEPPSLVSDAYSISQLLLFPPYRFSMVSPGKFSQFNLPSAIQQRILVHFQAGWEERLNVDQMFVLISGVLPLEACLYYQVLPLFLDGNRLHLGMVTLNDTTALEYVRRIVSYLNYSLVPHAISYDALQVALTAYLNYTGDRSSPTPSIHQSADATPLERDSDRSHRHPAPSHRKPLQPDTCPTLVLDSSENSSTSPMPGLPPLIASIPSLLIQARHLTDPVEVLMTLPPPMMLQELLARLLIAGIGRLYFECHLQYGRVLWSQDGILQSVLESLPLPVFHQLLQELKAFAQASLAPPPQQIEIERIYDRSRVLLRFRFMAGQYGEEATLQVLRGAALRFHQKQQLASLKRDALSIAKQLQTKLNEIRDRAYTEPGLAAARFEALPSLNQLLQTIEDQLNELEQEA; encoded by the coding sequence TTGAAACAGGAACGCTCGATCGAGGTAGCGCTCTCTGCGGTTGAACCGCCTAGTCTAGTTTCTGACGCTTATTCGATTTCTCAGCTTTTATTGTTTCCTCCCTATCGGTTCTCTATGGTGTCTCCGGGCAAGTTTAGCCAGTTCAATCTTCCTAGCGCTATCCAGCAACGCATTCTTGTTCACTTTCAGGCAGGTTGGGAAGAGCGTTTGAATGTTGATCAGATGTTTGTACTGATTAGCGGTGTGTTACCCCTTGAAGCGTGTCTTTATTATCAGGTTCTACCGCTGTTTCTAGATGGCAATCGCTTGCACTTGGGAATGGTGACACTCAACGACACAACAGCATTAGAGTATGTTCGTCGTATTGTTTCTTACCTCAACTATTCGCTAGTTCCCCATGCGATTTCCTATGATGCTTTGCAAGTTGCATTGACAGCTTACCTCAACTACACAGGCGATCGATCGTCACCCACGCCTTCTATTCATCAGTCTGCCGACGCGACACCTTTAGAAAGAGACAGCGATCGGTCCCACCGTCATCCTGCCCCGTCCCACCGGAAGCCGTTGCAGCCAGATACCTGCCCAACTCTTGTTTTAGATAGCTCTGAAAATAGTTCCACTTCTCCCATGCCAGGTTTGCCACCGTTGATTGCGTCCATACCATCGTTGTTGATTCAGGCGCGGCATCTCACCGATCCGGTAGAGGTCCTGATGACGCTGCCACCCCCCATGATGCTGCAAGAACTGCTGGCTAGACTGCTGATAGCTGGCATTGGACGACTATATTTTGAGTGTCATCTTCAATACGGGCGAGTGCTGTGGAGTCAGGACGGAATTTTGCAATCTGTGCTGGAATCGCTACCGTTACCCGTCTTTCATCAACTTTTGCAAGAATTAAAAGCGTTCGCCCAAGCGTCTCTTGCTCCCCCACCGCAACAGATAGAAATTGAGCGGATATACGATCGCAGCCGGGTCTTGTTGCGGTTTCGGTTTATGGCAGGTCAATATGGCGAAGAGGCAACGCTACAAGTATTGCGAGGAGCAGCCTTGCGATTTCACCAAAAACAGCAGCTTGCGAGCCTAAAGCGTGATGCGCTTAGTATTGCTAAACAACTGCAAACCAAACTCAACGAAATTCGCGATCGAGCCTATACTGAACCAGGGTTGGCGGCGGCTCGGTTTGAAGCGTTACCCAGCTTAAATCAACTGCTACAAACTATTGAGGACCAATTGAATGAGTTAGAGCAAGAAGCATGA
- the pyrR gene encoding bifunctional pyr operon transcriptional regulator/uracil phosphoribosyltransferase PyrR → MPSQVVEILSAEELRRTVTRLASQIIERAGDLSRLALLGIYTRGVPLAALLAKQIETLERARVPVGSLDITFYRDDLDRINLRTPEKTDIPFDLSGKTIVLVDDVIFKGRTIRAALNAVNEYGRPEAIWLAVLVDRGHREVPIHPDFTGKELPTAKEEQVKVYLQNVDGRDGVELLKRNG, encoded by the coding sequence ATGCCGTCCCAAGTCGTTGAAATCCTCTCAGCGGAAGAATTACGCCGCACAGTGACTCGGTTAGCTTCACAAATTATTGAGCGGGCGGGCGACTTATCTCGGCTAGCGCTATTGGGTATTTATACAAGAGGCGTGCCGCTGGCTGCTCTGCTGGCTAAACAAATTGAAACCTTGGAACGAGCGCGAGTGCCGGTTGGGTCGCTCGATATTACCTTCTATCGTGATGATCTCGATCGCATTAATCTGCGTACTCCCGAAAAAACTGATATTCCCTTCGATCTCTCTGGCAAAACGATCGTGTTGGTCGATGATGTCATTTTCAAAGGACGCACCATTCGCGCCGCCCTCAATGCCGTCAATGAATACGGTAGACCCGAAGCAATTTGGTTGGCGGTATTGGTCGATCGAGGACATCGCGAGGTTCCCATTCATCCAGACTTTACCGGTAAGGAATTACCCACTGCCAAAGAGGAACAGGTGAAGGTGTACTTGCAAAATGTGGATGGACGCGACGGTGTGGAACTGCTGAAGCGGAACGGCTAA
- a CDS encoding DUF760 domain-containing protein — protein MNETPKRISDYFDGGSSNNVLWQYVQSMNPETIARLSKPDSAEVLQVMERNIIGLLGGLPAEHFDVTVTTSREHLGRLLASAMMSGYFLRNAEQRLNFERSLQSADLGASDEG, from the coding sequence ATGAACGAGACCCCTAAGCGCATTTCAGATTATTTTGATGGTGGTAGCTCGAATAACGTGTTGTGGCAGTACGTTCAGTCAATGAATCCAGAGACGATCGCTCGGCTGTCAAAGCCAGATTCGGCGGAAGTATTGCAGGTCATGGAACGGAATATTATTGGATTGCTAGGCGGTTTGCCGGCTGAGCATTTTGACGTGACGGTGACAACTAGCCGTGAGCATTTGGGACGACTGTTAGCGTCTGCTATGATGAGCGGTTACTTTCTTCGCAATGCTGAGCAACGGCTTAACTTTGAACGATCGCTTCAATCGGCGGATCTCGGTGCTTCGGATGAAGGCTAG
- a CDS encoding HEAT repeat domain-containing protein, translating to MSYRLKLLFIIWLTCFSIAPNAIAKAETTDQVAEPPVSQTSARMEWIWWGAIALVPVTVVAGIFYSLHPRQSVQQPTSPISDPVPPHPQSDSIVLSSTTRLTKVDSVEALIQDLGSTDPQKRRSAIWELGQCGDSRAIQPLVDLLIDADSKQRALILAAVSEIGTRTLKPMQRALMISLQDDSSEVRKNAIRDVSRNFEWMAQVSQALQYATSDPDTEVRETAEWALGQLNRVRLPTSERTLDTPSAPVWESGQKTGDG from the coding sequence ATGTCCTATCGTCTTAAACTGCTGTTTATCATTTGGCTGACCTGTTTCAGCATCGCTCCAAATGCGATCGCAAAAGCAGAGACGACGGATCAAGTGGCTGAACCTCCTGTGTCCCAAACGTCTGCCCGAATGGAATGGATTTGGTGGGGGGCGATCGCCCTTGTTCCCGTCACTGTCGTGGCTGGTATCTTCTACAGCCTACATCCCCGTCAGTCAGTACAGCAACCAACCTCCCCCATTTCTGATCCAGTACCACCGCACCCCCAATCCGATTCAATTGTGCTTTCATCCACTACTCGCCTAACCAAAGTTGATAGTGTAGAAGCACTAATCCAGGATTTGGGCAGTACCGATCCCCAAAAACGGCGATCGGCAATCTGGGAATTAGGACAGTGCGGCGATTCACGAGCCATTCAACCCCTTGTCGATTTACTGATCGATGCTGACTCAAAACAGCGGGCTTTGATCCTAGCAGCAGTTTCAGAAATTGGTACTCGCACTCTCAAACCCATGCAGCGAGCCTTGATGATATCGCTGCAAGATGATAGTTCGGAAGTTCGCAAAAATGCCATTCGCGATGTCTCTCGCAACTTCGAGTGGATGGCACAGGTGAGTCAAGCGTTGCAGTACGCTACTAGCGATCCAGATACCGAAGTTCGGGAAACCGCTGAATGGGCCTTGGGACAATTAAACCGAGTGCGGCTGCCTACCTCCGAGAGAACTTTAGACACGCCATCAGCGCCAGTTTGGGAATCTGGGCAAAAGACGGGCGATGGATAA
- a CDS encoding glycosyltransferase family 8 protein, with amino-acid sequence MSTPAKTICLACAADDFYAMPLGVTVYSALANLSHDCYLKLFVLDDGIRNANKRKLAASLDADRVTIEWIQPPIKQIKQICDRSASPYPKSAYLRLLLPDIVPDEVEKVIYLDTDIVVTGNLETLWNLEIDNQALLAVQDPVHRFVNQAHHLKSFDLNTWGITSEHRYLNSGVLVMNLNKWRSEKLADRIMNFMSQHSELLFPDQDGLSIILANDWGELEPRWNQVHVVHSFSSWRESPYHQEMFENVLHHPYVIHFTSRPKPWMPGCTHPHRGVFLHYLQMTAWAGWTNTKWNYTEQLFRRSVRRFIRLAKQFYRRMVPTWTSTPSVQVAASDRNSPKR; translated from the coding sequence ATGAGTACACCAGCAAAAACAATTTGTCTTGCTTGTGCCGCTGATGACTTCTATGCAATGCCTCTCGGAGTCACGGTGTACTCGGCTCTTGCCAATCTTAGCCACGATTGCTATCTCAAGTTGTTTGTGTTGGATGACGGTATCCGCAACGCTAACAAACGCAAACTAGCGGCTTCGCTGGATGCCGACCGAGTTACTATTGAATGGATACAGCCGCCCATAAAGCAAATTAAGCAAATTTGCGATCGCTCGGCCAGTCCTTATCCCAAGTCTGCTTATCTCCGGTTACTGCTTCCCGATATCGTTCCTGATGAAGTAGAAAAGGTGATTTATCTCGACACAGATATCGTAGTAACTGGGAATCTAGAAACCCTTTGGAACCTTGAAATCGACAATCAGGCGTTGCTCGCGGTACAAGATCCTGTTCATCGCTTTGTTAATCAAGCCCATCACCTTAAATCCTTTGATTTAAACACCTGGGGAATCACATCTGAGCACAGATATCTCAATTCAGGAGTGCTCGTGATGAATCTGAATAAGTGGCGATCGGAGAAACTGGCCGATCGCATCATGAATTTTATGAGCCAACATTCAGAATTGCTTTTTCCCGATCAAGATGGGCTCTCAATCATCTTGGCGAATGATTGGGGAGAACTAGAGCCACGTTGGAATCAAGTTCATGTAGTTCACAGCTTTTCATCCTGGCGTGAAAGCCCCTATCACCAGGAGATGTTTGAGAATGTTCTCCATCATCCCTATGTCATCCATTTCACCAGCCGTCCTAAACCTTGGATGCCCGGTTGTACCCATCCGCACAGAGGGGTGTTCTTGCACTATCTGCAAATGACTGCCTGGGCTGGTTGGACAAATACAAAATGGAATTACACAGAACAACTTTTTCGACGTAGTGTCCGCCGTTTTATCCGCCTGGCAAAACAATTCTATCGACGAATGGTTCCTACTTGGACATCAACTCCGTCTGTTCAGGTTGCTGCATCCGATCGCAACTCTCCCAAACGATAA
- a CDS encoding DUF4278 domain-containing protein produces MRLSYRGAHYQHQPTPVDLIDSGVSAQYRGQHYTVAYPRHIPVPQPTANLKYRGATYQTTKAGRVYPVSATVHPEMAATDRAVAIPLPLKTQLRQRQTNEVARVHLETIRQRLHHRIEVAKAKGDSTLLHELEKELHLFA; encoded by the coding sequence ATGAGACTCTCCTATCGCGGTGCACATTATCAACATCAACCTACTCCTGTAGATCTGATCGACAGCGGCGTTTCAGCACAGTATCGCGGTCAACACTATACCGTTGCCTATCCACGTCATATTCCTGTTCCTCAACCTACAGCAAATCTAAAATATCGGGGTGCGACCTATCAGACCACAAAAGCAGGTCGAGTTTATCCGGTTTCTGCTACCGTTCATCCAGAAATGGCTGCTACCGATCGAGCCGTTGCCATTCCACTACCTTTGAAAACTCAGCTTCGCCAACGTCAAACGAACGAAGTAGCTAGAGTTCATTTAGAAACGATTCGCCAGCGCTTACATCACCGCATCGAAGTTGCCAAAGCGAAGGGCGATAGCACGCTACTGCATGAGCTTGAGAAAGAACTACATTTGTTTGCTTAA
- the mutY gene encoding A/G-specific adenine glycosylase has protein sequence MPPPSCLPPVLTPSSLDFLRCSLLDWYTISGRDLPWRHTRDPYAIWISEIMLQQTQVKTVIPYYDRWLRQFPTIEALAAADQQQVLKAWQGLGYYARARHLHQAAQLIVQTHGGQFPDTLEAVLKLPGIGRTTAGGILSAAYNQPVPILDGNVKRVLSRVMALPVPPSKAMKHLWQASSELLDRQHPRDFNQALMDLGATLCTPSNPACLLCPWRTACRAFDLNMQNDLPVSERRAPLPHKQIGVAVIWNQQGQILIDRRRPDGLLGGLWEFPGGKIEPNETVEACIRREIQEELGIEVEVGDRLITIDHTYSHFHVTLNVHHCRHVQGEPQPIECAEVRWVTVDELDQFPFPKANVQIITALQTANCPH, from the coding sequence ATGCCACCGCCTTCCTGCCTGCCCCCCGTTCTCACTCCTTCTAGCCTAGACTTTCTCCGCTGTTCTCTGCTGGACTGGTATACCATATCCGGTCGCGATCTGCCTTGGCGACACACCCGCGATCCCTATGCTATCTGGATTTCGGAAATCATGCTCCAGCAGACTCAGGTAAAAACGGTAATTCCCTACTACGATCGCTGGTTGAGGCAGTTTCCCACGATCGAGGCTTTGGCAGCCGCTGATCAGCAGCAGGTGTTGAAGGCATGGCAAGGCCTAGGCTATTACGCTCGCGCCCGTCATTTGCACCAAGCCGCCCAACTGATTGTGCAAACCCACGGCGGGCAGTTTCCCGATACGCTGGAAGCTGTGCTGAAGCTACCGGGCATTGGCCGCACCACCGCTGGCGGAATTTTAAGTGCGGCTTATAACCAACCCGTACCCATTTTGGATGGTAATGTAAAACGGGTGTTGTCTAGGGTAATGGCATTGCCGGTTCCCCCAAGTAAGGCGATGAAGCACCTGTGGCAAGCGTCATCAGAATTGCTCGATCGCCAACATCCACGCGATTTTAACCAAGCGCTGATGGATTTGGGAGCCACCCTCTGCACCCCCAGCAATCCGGCGTGTTTGCTGTGCCCTTGGAGAACTGCCTGTCGTGCGTTTGATTTAAACATGCAAAACGATCTACCCGTGTCCGAACGTCGTGCACCGCTGCCCCATAAACAAATTGGAGTTGCTGTGATTTGGAATCAGCAAGGGCAAATTTTGATCGATCGCCGTCGCCCTGATGGGTTGCTAGGCGGGCTGTGGGAGTTTCCGGGCGGCAAAATTGAACCGAACGAAACGGTCGAAGCCTGTATTCGCCGCGAAATTCAGGAAGAACTGGGTATTGAAGTAGAGGTGGGCGATCGATTGATCACCATTGATCACACCTATTCTCACTTTCATGTAACATTAAACGTTCATCACTGTCGCCATGTTCAGGGTGAACCGCAGCCGATCGAATGTGCCGAGGTGCGGTGGGTGACAGTGGACGAACTCGATCAATTTCCGTTTCCAAAGGCGAATGTCCAAATCATCACGGCTCTACAAACCGCAAACTGCCCCCACTAA